In a single window of the Jaculus jaculus isolate mJacJac1 chromosome 9, mJacJac1.mat.Y.cur, whole genome shotgun sequence genome:
- the Hexd gene encoding hexosaminidase D isoform X2: MSGSAPFKMRLVHLDLKGAPPKVSYLSEVFPLFHALGANGLLIEYEDMFPYEGRLRLLRAKHAYSPSEVTEILHLARLSKLEVIPLVQTFGHMEFVLKHAAFAHLREVAFFPNTLNPHEAESLALVGAMIDQVLELHRGARWLHIGCDEVYYLGEGEASRQWLQQGQNNQAKLCLSHMRAVASHVLARHSSTTPLVWDDMLRDIPQDQLKESEVPQLVEPVLWDYGADLDVHSKVLLMEKYRQCGFPRLWAASAFKGATGASQTLPPVEHHLRNHVQWLQVAGSGPVDTLQGIILTGWQRYDHFSVLCELLPVGIPSLATCLQTLIHGGFTEDAKLRVESFLGVSSLEITDAVSEGAGSFPGSDIYTLVMQVSLYLHNSVDTLLERNRYITGWFSPYHRRRKLIHPIMIQHIKPEALSLLSRWSTLVQQLEAALQLAFYPDAIEEWLEENVHPSMQRLQGLLQDLGEAAAHQAPPANPGLDKGRDP, translated from the exons GTTTTTCCCCTGTTCCATGCACTTGGTGCAAATGGCCTCCTCATTGAGTATGAAGATATGTTTCCATATGAGGGTCGTCTGAGGCTGTTGAGGGCCAAGCATGCATACAG cccctctgaaGTCACTGAGATTCTGCATCTGGCCAGACTGAGCAAGTTGGAGGTCATTCCCCTGGTGCAGACATTTGGGCATATGGAG TTTGTGCTAAAGCATGCAGCATTTGCCCATCTCCGAGAAGTGGCTTTCTTCCCTAACACTCTGAACCCTCATGAAGCTGAGTCTCTGGCGCTGGTGGGAGCCATGATTGACCAAGTTCTGGAGCTGCACAGGGGTGCCCGGTGGCTTCACATAGGGTGTGACGAG GTCTACTACCTGGGAGAAGGGGAGGCCTCAAGGCAGTGGCTACAGCAGGGACAGAACAACCAAGCAAAGCTGTGTCTGTCCCACATGAGGGCAGTAGCCAGCCACGTGCTGGCCCGACACTCCAGCACAACACCCCTGGTGTGGGACGACATGCTACGGGACATCCCCCAGGACCAGCTCAAAG AATCTGAGGtgcctcagctggtggagcctgtgCTCTGGGACTACGGGGCTGACCTAGATGTCCACAGCAAGG TCCTCCTTATGGAAAAGTACCGGCAGTGTGGCTTCCCAAGACTGTGGGCTGCTAGTGCCTTCAAGGGAGCCACAGGGGCTAGCCAGACCCTGCCCCCTGTTGAGCACCACCTCAGGAACCATGTGCAATGGCTGCAGGTAGCAGGCAGCGGGCCGGTGGACACACTGCAGGGCATCATCCTGACTGGCTGGCAGAG GTACGACCATTTCTCTGTGCTGTGTGAGCTGCTCCCTGTtggaatcccatccctggccaCCTGTTTGCAGACCCTCATACATG GAGGCTTTACTGAGGATGCTAAGCTGAGAGTGGAGAGCTTTCTTGGGGTCTCAAGCCTGGAAATAACAGATGCTGTGAG TGAAGGGGCTGGCTCCTTCCCTGGCAGTGACATCTACACCCTCGTCATGCAAGTCAGCCTCTACCTGCACAATTCTGTGGACACACTTCTGGAAAGGAATAG GTACATCACTGGCTGGTTCAGCCCCTACCACCGTAGGCGGAAACTCATCCACCCAATCATGATCCAGCACATAAAGCCGGAGGCTCTCAG cctcctgagcaggtGGAGTACTcttgtgcagcagctggaggcagccTTGCAGTTGGCCTTCTACCCAGATGCCATCGAGGAGTGGCTGGAGGAGAACGTACATCCAAGTATGCAGCGGCTGCAGGGTCTGCTGCAGGACTTGGGTGAAGCTGCTGCCCACCAGGCCCCTCCTGCCAACCCTGGCTTGGACAAAGGCCGGGATCCCTGA
- the Hexd gene encoding hexosaminidase D isoform X1: MSGSAPFKMRLVHLDLKGAPPKVSYLSEVFPLFHALGANGLLIEYEDMFPYEGRLRLLRAKHAYSPSEVTEILHLARLSKLEVIPLVQTFGHMEFVLKHAAFAHLREVAFFPNTLNPHEAESLALVGAMIDQVLELHRGARWLHIGCDEVYYLGEGEASRQWLQQGQNNQAKLCLSHMRAVASHVLARHSSTTPLVWDDMLRDIPQDQLKESEVPQLVEPVLWDYGADLDVHSKVLLMEKYRQCGFPRLWAASAFKGATGASQTLPPVEHHLRNHVQWLQVAGSGPVDTLQGIILTGWQRYDHFSVLCELLPVGIPSLATCLQTLIHGGPSDRFCLWMVSGGFTEDAKLRVESFLGVSSLEITDAVSEGAGSFPGSDIYTLVMQVSLYLHNSVDTLLERNRYITGWFSPYHRRRKLIHPIMIQHIKPEALSLLSRWSTLVQQLEAALQLAFYPDAIEEWLEENVHPSMQRLQGLLQDLGEAAAHQAPPANPGLDKGRDP, from the exons GTTTTTCCCCTGTTCCATGCACTTGGTGCAAATGGCCTCCTCATTGAGTATGAAGATATGTTTCCATATGAGGGTCGTCTGAGGCTGTTGAGGGCCAAGCATGCATACAG cccctctgaaGTCACTGAGATTCTGCATCTGGCCAGACTGAGCAAGTTGGAGGTCATTCCCCTGGTGCAGACATTTGGGCATATGGAG TTTGTGCTAAAGCATGCAGCATTTGCCCATCTCCGAGAAGTGGCTTTCTTCCCTAACACTCTGAACCCTCATGAAGCTGAGTCTCTGGCGCTGGTGGGAGCCATGATTGACCAAGTTCTGGAGCTGCACAGGGGTGCCCGGTGGCTTCACATAGGGTGTGACGAG GTCTACTACCTGGGAGAAGGGGAGGCCTCAAGGCAGTGGCTACAGCAGGGACAGAACAACCAAGCAAAGCTGTGTCTGTCCCACATGAGGGCAGTAGCCAGCCACGTGCTGGCCCGACACTCCAGCACAACACCCCTGGTGTGGGACGACATGCTACGGGACATCCCCCAGGACCAGCTCAAAG AATCTGAGGtgcctcagctggtggagcctgtgCTCTGGGACTACGGGGCTGACCTAGATGTCCACAGCAAGG TCCTCCTTATGGAAAAGTACCGGCAGTGTGGCTTCCCAAGACTGTGGGCTGCTAGTGCCTTCAAGGGAGCCACAGGGGCTAGCCAGACCCTGCCCCCTGTTGAGCACCACCTCAGGAACCATGTGCAATGGCTGCAGGTAGCAGGCAGCGGGCCGGTGGACACACTGCAGGGCATCATCCTGACTGGCTGGCAGAG GTACGACCATTTCTCTGTGCTGTGTGAGCTGCTCCCTGTtggaatcccatccctggccaCCTGTTTGCAGACCCTCATACATG GAGGCCCCTCCGACCGCTTCTGCCTATGGATGGTTTCAGGAGGCTTTACTGAGGATGCTAAGCTGAGAGTGGAGAGCTTTCTTGGGGTCTCAAGCCTGGAAATAACAGATGCTGTGAG TGAAGGGGCTGGCTCCTTCCCTGGCAGTGACATCTACACCCTCGTCATGCAAGTCAGCCTCTACCTGCACAATTCTGTGGACACACTTCTGGAAAGGAATAG GTACATCACTGGCTGGTTCAGCCCCTACCACCGTAGGCGGAAACTCATCCACCCAATCATGATCCAGCACATAAAGCCGGAGGCTCTCAG cctcctgagcaggtGGAGTACTcttgtgcagcagctggaggcagccTTGCAGTTGGCCTTCTACCCAGATGCCATCGAGGAGTGGCTGGAGGAGAACGTACATCCAAGTATGCAGCGGCTGCAGGGTCTGCTGCAGGACTTGGGTGAAGCTGCTGCCCACCAGGCCCCTCCTGCCAACCCTGGCTTGGACAAAGGCCGGGATCCCTGA
- the Hexd gene encoding hexosaminidase D isoform X3, protein MSGSAPFKMRLVHLDLKGAPPKVSYLSEVFPLFHALGANGLLIEYEDMFPYEGRLRLLRAKHAYSPSEVTEILHLARLSKLEVIPLVQTFGHMEFVLKHAAFAHLREVAFFPNTLNPHEAESLALVGAMIDQVLELHRGARWLHIGCDEVYYLGEGEASRQWLQQGQNNQAKLCLSHMRAVASHVLARHSSTTPLVWDDMLRDIPQDQLKESEVPQLVEPVLWDYGADLDVHSKVLLMEKYRQCGFPRLWAASAFKGATGASQTLPPVEHHLRNHVQWLQVAGSGPVDTLQGIILTGWQRYDHFSVLCELLPVGIPSLATCLQTLIHGGPSDRFCLWMVSGGFTEDAKLRVESFLGVSSLEITDAVRYITGWFSPYHRRRKLIHPIMIQHIKPEALSLLSRWSTLVQQLEAALQLAFYPDAIEEWLEENVHPSMQRLQGLLQDLGEAAAHQAPPANPGLDKGRDP, encoded by the exons GTTTTTCCCCTGTTCCATGCACTTGGTGCAAATGGCCTCCTCATTGAGTATGAAGATATGTTTCCATATGAGGGTCGTCTGAGGCTGTTGAGGGCCAAGCATGCATACAG cccctctgaaGTCACTGAGATTCTGCATCTGGCCAGACTGAGCAAGTTGGAGGTCATTCCCCTGGTGCAGACATTTGGGCATATGGAG TTTGTGCTAAAGCATGCAGCATTTGCCCATCTCCGAGAAGTGGCTTTCTTCCCTAACACTCTGAACCCTCATGAAGCTGAGTCTCTGGCGCTGGTGGGAGCCATGATTGACCAAGTTCTGGAGCTGCACAGGGGTGCCCGGTGGCTTCACATAGGGTGTGACGAG GTCTACTACCTGGGAGAAGGGGAGGCCTCAAGGCAGTGGCTACAGCAGGGACAGAACAACCAAGCAAAGCTGTGTCTGTCCCACATGAGGGCAGTAGCCAGCCACGTGCTGGCCCGACACTCCAGCACAACACCCCTGGTGTGGGACGACATGCTACGGGACATCCCCCAGGACCAGCTCAAAG AATCTGAGGtgcctcagctggtggagcctgtgCTCTGGGACTACGGGGCTGACCTAGATGTCCACAGCAAGG TCCTCCTTATGGAAAAGTACCGGCAGTGTGGCTTCCCAAGACTGTGGGCTGCTAGTGCCTTCAAGGGAGCCACAGGGGCTAGCCAGACCCTGCCCCCTGTTGAGCACCACCTCAGGAACCATGTGCAATGGCTGCAGGTAGCAGGCAGCGGGCCGGTGGACACACTGCAGGGCATCATCCTGACTGGCTGGCAGAG GTACGACCATTTCTCTGTGCTGTGTGAGCTGCTCCCTGTtggaatcccatccctggccaCCTGTTTGCAGACCCTCATACATG GAGGCCCCTCCGACCGCTTCTGCCTATGGATGGTTTCAGGAGGCTTTACTGAGGATGCTAAGCTGAGAGTGGAGAGCTTTCTTGGGGTCTCAAGCCTGGAAATAACAGATGCTGTGAG GTACATCACTGGCTGGTTCAGCCCCTACCACCGTAGGCGGAAACTCATCCACCCAATCATGATCCAGCACATAAAGCCGGAGGCTCTCAG cctcctgagcaggtGGAGTACTcttgtgcagcagctggaggcagccTTGCAGTTGGCCTTCTACCCAGATGCCATCGAGGAGTGGCTGGAGGAGAACGTACATCCAAGTATGCAGCGGCTGCAGGGTCTGCTGCAGGACTTGGGTGAAGCTGCTGCCCACCAGGCCCCTCCTGCCAACCCTGGCTTGGACAAAGGCCGGGATCCCTGA
- the Hexd gene encoding hexosaminidase D isoform X5 produces MSGSAPFKMRLVHLDLKGAPPKVSYLSEVFPLFHALGANGLLIEYEDMFPYEGRLRLLRAKHAYSPSEVTEILHLARLSKLEVIPLVQTFGHMEFVLKHAAFAHLREVAFFPNTLNPHEAESLALVGAMIDQVLELHRGARWLHIGCDEVYYLGEGEASRQWLQQGQNNQAKLCLSHMRAVASHVLARHSSTTPLVWDDMLRDIPQDQLKESEVPQLVEPVLWDYGADLDVHSKVLLMEKYRQCGFPRLWAASAFKGATGASQTLPPVEHHLRNHVQWLQVAGSGPVDTLQGIILTGWQRYDHFSVLCELLPVGIPSLATCLQTLIHGGFTEDAKLRVESFLGVSSLEITDAVRYITGWFSPYHRRRKLIHPIMIQHIKPEALSLLSRWSTLVQQLEAALQLAFYPDAIEEWLEENVHPSMQRLQGLLQDLGEAAAHQAPPANPGLDKGRDP; encoded by the exons GTTTTTCCCCTGTTCCATGCACTTGGTGCAAATGGCCTCCTCATTGAGTATGAAGATATGTTTCCATATGAGGGTCGTCTGAGGCTGTTGAGGGCCAAGCATGCATACAG cccctctgaaGTCACTGAGATTCTGCATCTGGCCAGACTGAGCAAGTTGGAGGTCATTCCCCTGGTGCAGACATTTGGGCATATGGAG TTTGTGCTAAAGCATGCAGCATTTGCCCATCTCCGAGAAGTGGCTTTCTTCCCTAACACTCTGAACCCTCATGAAGCTGAGTCTCTGGCGCTGGTGGGAGCCATGATTGACCAAGTTCTGGAGCTGCACAGGGGTGCCCGGTGGCTTCACATAGGGTGTGACGAG GTCTACTACCTGGGAGAAGGGGAGGCCTCAAGGCAGTGGCTACAGCAGGGACAGAACAACCAAGCAAAGCTGTGTCTGTCCCACATGAGGGCAGTAGCCAGCCACGTGCTGGCCCGACACTCCAGCACAACACCCCTGGTGTGGGACGACATGCTACGGGACATCCCCCAGGACCAGCTCAAAG AATCTGAGGtgcctcagctggtggagcctgtgCTCTGGGACTACGGGGCTGACCTAGATGTCCACAGCAAGG TCCTCCTTATGGAAAAGTACCGGCAGTGTGGCTTCCCAAGACTGTGGGCTGCTAGTGCCTTCAAGGGAGCCACAGGGGCTAGCCAGACCCTGCCCCCTGTTGAGCACCACCTCAGGAACCATGTGCAATGGCTGCAGGTAGCAGGCAGCGGGCCGGTGGACACACTGCAGGGCATCATCCTGACTGGCTGGCAGAG GTACGACCATTTCTCTGTGCTGTGTGAGCTGCTCCCTGTtggaatcccatccctggccaCCTGTTTGCAGACCCTCATACATG GAGGCTTTACTGAGGATGCTAAGCTGAGAGTGGAGAGCTTTCTTGGGGTCTCAAGCCTGGAAATAACAGATGCTGTGAG GTACATCACTGGCTGGTTCAGCCCCTACCACCGTAGGCGGAAACTCATCCACCCAATCATGATCCAGCACATAAAGCCGGAGGCTCTCAG cctcctgagcaggtGGAGTACTcttgtgcagcagctggaggcagccTTGCAGTTGGCCTTCTACCCAGATGCCATCGAGGAGTGGCTGGAGGAGAACGTACATCCAAGTATGCAGCGGCTGCAGGGTCTGCTGCAGGACTTGGGTGAAGCTGCTGCCCACCAGGCCCCTCCTGCCAACCCTGGCTTGGACAAAGGCCGGGATCCCTGA
- the Hexd gene encoding hexosaminidase D isoform X4, with translation MFPYEGRLRLLRAKHAYSPSEVTEILHLARLSKLEVIPLVQTFGHMEFVLKHAAFAHLREVAFFPNTLNPHEAESLALVGAMIDQVLELHRGARWLHIGCDEVYYLGEGEASRQWLQQGQNNQAKLCLSHMRAVASHVLARHSSTTPLVWDDMLRDIPQDQLKESEVPQLVEPVLWDYGADLDVHSKVLLMEKYRQCGFPRLWAASAFKGATGASQTLPPVEHHLRNHVQWLQVAGSGPVDTLQGIILTGWQRYDHFSVLCELLPVGIPSLATCLQTLIHGGPSDRFCLWMVSGGFTEDAKLRVESFLGVSSLEITDAVSEGAGSFPGSDIYTLVMQVSLYLHNSVDTLLERNRYITGWFSPYHRRRKLIHPIMIQHIKPEALSLLSRWSTLVQQLEAALQLAFYPDAIEEWLEENVHPSMQRLQGLLQDLGEAAAHQAPPANPGLDKGRDP, from the exons ATGTTTCCATATGAGGGTCGTCTGAGGCTGTTGAGGGCCAAGCATGCATACAG cccctctgaaGTCACTGAGATTCTGCATCTGGCCAGACTGAGCAAGTTGGAGGTCATTCCCCTGGTGCAGACATTTGGGCATATGGAG TTTGTGCTAAAGCATGCAGCATTTGCCCATCTCCGAGAAGTGGCTTTCTTCCCTAACACTCTGAACCCTCATGAAGCTGAGTCTCTGGCGCTGGTGGGAGCCATGATTGACCAAGTTCTGGAGCTGCACAGGGGTGCCCGGTGGCTTCACATAGGGTGTGACGAG GTCTACTACCTGGGAGAAGGGGAGGCCTCAAGGCAGTGGCTACAGCAGGGACAGAACAACCAAGCAAAGCTGTGTCTGTCCCACATGAGGGCAGTAGCCAGCCACGTGCTGGCCCGACACTCCAGCACAACACCCCTGGTGTGGGACGACATGCTACGGGACATCCCCCAGGACCAGCTCAAAG AATCTGAGGtgcctcagctggtggagcctgtgCTCTGGGACTACGGGGCTGACCTAGATGTCCACAGCAAGG TCCTCCTTATGGAAAAGTACCGGCAGTGTGGCTTCCCAAGACTGTGGGCTGCTAGTGCCTTCAAGGGAGCCACAGGGGCTAGCCAGACCCTGCCCCCTGTTGAGCACCACCTCAGGAACCATGTGCAATGGCTGCAGGTAGCAGGCAGCGGGCCGGTGGACACACTGCAGGGCATCATCCTGACTGGCTGGCAGAG GTACGACCATTTCTCTGTGCTGTGTGAGCTGCTCCCTGTtggaatcccatccctggccaCCTGTTTGCAGACCCTCATACATG GAGGCCCCTCCGACCGCTTCTGCCTATGGATGGTTTCAGGAGGCTTTACTGAGGATGCTAAGCTGAGAGTGGAGAGCTTTCTTGGGGTCTCAAGCCTGGAAATAACAGATGCTGTGAG TGAAGGGGCTGGCTCCTTCCCTGGCAGTGACATCTACACCCTCGTCATGCAAGTCAGCCTCTACCTGCACAATTCTGTGGACACACTTCTGGAAAGGAATAG GTACATCACTGGCTGGTTCAGCCCCTACCACCGTAGGCGGAAACTCATCCACCCAATCATGATCCAGCACATAAAGCCGGAGGCTCTCAG cctcctgagcaggtGGAGTACTcttgtgcagcagctggaggcagccTTGCAGTTGGCCTTCTACCCAGATGCCATCGAGGAGTGGCTGGAGGAGAACGTACATCCAAGTATGCAGCGGCTGCAGGGTCTGCTGCAGGACTTGGGTGAAGCTGCTGCCCACCAGGCCCCTCCTGCCAACCCTGGCTTGGACAAAGGCCGGGATCCCTGA
- the Hexd gene encoding hexosaminidase D isoform X6 produces MEFVLKHAAFAHLREVAFFPNTLNPHEAESLALVGAMIDQVLELHRGARWLHIGCDEVYYLGEGEASRQWLQQGQNNQAKLCLSHMRAVASHVLARHSSTTPLVWDDMLRDIPQDQLKESEVPQLVEPVLWDYGADLDVHSKVLLMEKYRQCGFPRLWAASAFKGATGASQTLPPVEHHLRNHVQWLQVAGSGPVDTLQGIILTGWQRYDHFSVLCELLPVGIPSLATCLQTLIHGGPSDRFCLWMVSGGFTEDAKLRVESFLGVSSLEITDAVSEGAGSFPGSDIYTLVMQVSLYLHNSVDTLLERNRYITGWFSPYHRRRKLIHPIMIQHIKPEALSLLSRWSTLVQQLEAALQLAFYPDAIEEWLEENVHPSMQRLQGLLQDLGEAAAHQAPPANPGLDKGRDP; encoded by the exons ATGGAG TTTGTGCTAAAGCATGCAGCATTTGCCCATCTCCGAGAAGTGGCTTTCTTCCCTAACACTCTGAACCCTCATGAAGCTGAGTCTCTGGCGCTGGTGGGAGCCATGATTGACCAAGTTCTGGAGCTGCACAGGGGTGCCCGGTGGCTTCACATAGGGTGTGACGAG GTCTACTACCTGGGAGAAGGGGAGGCCTCAAGGCAGTGGCTACAGCAGGGACAGAACAACCAAGCAAAGCTGTGTCTGTCCCACATGAGGGCAGTAGCCAGCCACGTGCTGGCCCGACACTCCAGCACAACACCCCTGGTGTGGGACGACATGCTACGGGACATCCCCCAGGACCAGCTCAAAG AATCTGAGGtgcctcagctggtggagcctgtgCTCTGGGACTACGGGGCTGACCTAGATGTCCACAGCAAGG TCCTCCTTATGGAAAAGTACCGGCAGTGTGGCTTCCCAAGACTGTGGGCTGCTAGTGCCTTCAAGGGAGCCACAGGGGCTAGCCAGACCCTGCCCCCTGTTGAGCACCACCTCAGGAACCATGTGCAATGGCTGCAGGTAGCAGGCAGCGGGCCGGTGGACACACTGCAGGGCATCATCCTGACTGGCTGGCAGAG GTACGACCATTTCTCTGTGCTGTGTGAGCTGCTCCCTGTtggaatcccatccctggccaCCTGTTTGCAGACCCTCATACATG GAGGCCCCTCCGACCGCTTCTGCCTATGGATGGTTTCAGGAGGCTTTACTGAGGATGCTAAGCTGAGAGTGGAGAGCTTTCTTGGGGTCTCAAGCCTGGAAATAACAGATGCTGTGAG TGAAGGGGCTGGCTCCTTCCCTGGCAGTGACATCTACACCCTCGTCATGCAAGTCAGCCTCTACCTGCACAATTCTGTGGACACACTTCTGGAAAGGAATAG GTACATCACTGGCTGGTTCAGCCCCTACCACCGTAGGCGGAAACTCATCCACCCAATCATGATCCAGCACATAAAGCCGGAGGCTCTCAG cctcctgagcaggtGGAGTACTcttgtgcagcagctggaggcagccTTGCAGTTGGCCTTCTACCCAGATGCCATCGAGGAGTGGCTGGAGGAGAACGTACATCCAAGTATGCAGCGGCTGCAGGGTCTGCTGCAGGACTTGGGTGAAGCTGCTGCCCACCAGGCCCCTCCTGCCAACCCTGGCTTGGACAAAGGCCGGGATCCCTGA
- the LOC101597484 gene encoding uncharacterized protein LOC101597484 isoform X2 has product MASPQFGASTSRAWLSRWLAAGLLGLQGRRPRGGDRTVALPGLPALTAHSVRSAWNARLPCDFLKEPLAPPCLRHDHAEVCHVGRMSRSAHAPRCPAALCLRGRLESPLLCSDARGPGMYMQVEARTSSCLHLKRAPGIRSWSLLVGILSTGLAAAYYSGDSLGWKLFYVTGCLFVAVQNLEDWEEAIFNKSTGKVVLKTFSLYRKLLTLLRAGHDQVMWKPLPGLSLASWTCTTWRAPLRSLRAVTARLMALEVRADGLEWPLVTICF; this is encoded by the exons ATGGCTTCTCCCCAGTTCGGAGCCTCTACTTCTCGGGCCTGGCTTTCCCGTTGGCTTGCCGCGGGCTTGCTGGGCTTACAAGGGCGCAGACCTCGCGGAGGAGACCGAACTGTGGCACTTCCAGGGCTCCCAGCTCTGACAGCCCACTCGGTCAGGTCGGCATGGAACGCTCGCCTCCCCTGCGACTTTTTGAAGGAGCCATTAGCGCCGCCCTGTCTCCGCCATGACCACGCAGAAGTCTGTCACGTAGGCCGGATGAGCAGAAGTGCGCACGCGCCGCGTTGTCCGGCTGCCCTGTGCTTGAGGGGAAGGCTGGAG TCTCCTCTGCTGTGCAGTGACGCCCGTGGTCCAGGGATGTACATGCAGGTAGAGGCACGCACCAGCTCCTGCCTACATCTGAAGAGGGCTCCGGGCATCCGCTCCTGGTCCCTGCTTGTGG GAATCTTGTCCACTGGCCTGGCTGCTGCCTACTATAGTGGAG ATAGTCTGGGCTGGAAGCTCTTCTATGTCACAGGCTGTCTATTTGTGGCTGTGCAGAACTTGGAGGACTGGGAG GAAGCCATCTTCAACAAGAGTACCGGTAAAGTCGTTTTGAAGACATTCAGCCTCTACAGGAAGCTGCTGACTCTTCTCAGAGCAGGCCATGACCAAG TGATGTGGAAGCCATTGCCAGGCTTATCACTAGCTTCCTGGACCTGCACCACCTGGAGAGCCCCTCTGAGAAGTCTCAGAGCAGTGACAGCGAGGCTGATGGCCCTGGAAGTCAGAGCTGATGGCCTGGAATGGCCACTGGTGACCATCTGCTTCTGA
- the LOC101597484 gene encoding cytochrome b-245 chaperone 1 isoform X3 produces the protein MYMQVEARTSSCLHLKRAPGIRSWSLLVGILSTGLAAAYYSGDSLGWKLFYVTGCLFVAVQNLEDWEEAIFNKSTGKVVLKTFSLYRKLLTLLRAGHDQVVVLLNDIQDVNVEEEKVRYFGKGYMVVLRFATGFSHPLTQSAVMGHRSDVEAIARLITSFLDLHHLESPSEKSQSSDSEADGPGSQS, from the exons ATGTACATGCAGGTAGAGGCACGCACCAGCTCCTGCCTACATCTGAAGAGGGCTCCGGGCATCCGCTCCTGGTCCCTGCTTGTGG GAATCTTGTCCACTGGCCTGGCTGCTGCCTACTATAGTGGAG ATAGTCTGGGCTGGAAGCTCTTCTATGTCACAGGCTGTCTATTTGTGGCTGTGCAGAACTTGGAGGACTGGGAG GAAGCCATCTTCAACAAGAGTACCGGTAAAGTCGTTTTGAAGACATTCAGCCTCTACAGGAAGCTGCTGACTCTTCTCAGAGCAGGCCATGACCAAG TGGTGGTCCTGTTGAATGACATCCAAGATGTGAACGTGGAGGAGGAGAAAGTCCGGTACTTTGGGAAGGGCTACATGGTAGTGCTCCGGTTTGCAACAGGCTTCTCCCACCCACTCACCCAGAGTGCAGTCATGGGCCACCGCAG TGATGTGGAAGCCATTGCCAGGCTTATCACTAGCTTCCTGGACCTGCACCACCTGGAGAGCCCCTCTGAGAAGTCTCAGAGCAGTGACAGCGAGGCTGATGGCCCTGGAAGTCAGAGCTGA
- the LOC101597484 gene encoding cytochrome b-245 chaperone 1 isoform X1 — protein MSRSAHAPRCPAALCLRGRLESPLLCSDARGPGMYMQVEARTSSCLHLKRAPGIRSWSLLVGILSTGLAAAYYSGDSLGWKLFYVTGCLFVAVQNLEDWEEAIFNKSTGKVVLKTFSLYRKLLTLLRAGHDQVVVLLNDIQDVNVEEEKVRYFGKGYMVVLRFATGFSHPLTQSAVMGHRSDVEAIARLITSFLDLHHLESPSEKSQSSDSEADGPGSQS, from the exons ATGAGCAGAAGTGCGCACGCGCCGCGTTGTCCGGCTGCCCTGTGCTTGAGGGGAAGGCTGGAG TCTCCTCTGCTGTGCAGTGACGCCCGTGGTCCAGGGATGTACATGCAGGTAGAGGCACGCACCAGCTCCTGCCTACATCTGAAGAGGGCTCCGGGCATCCGCTCCTGGTCCCTGCTTGTGG GAATCTTGTCCACTGGCCTGGCTGCTGCCTACTATAGTGGAG ATAGTCTGGGCTGGAAGCTCTTCTATGTCACAGGCTGTCTATTTGTGGCTGTGCAGAACTTGGAGGACTGGGAG GAAGCCATCTTCAACAAGAGTACCGGTAAAGTCGTTTTGAAGACATTCAGCCTCTACAGGAAGCTGCTGACTCTTCTCAGAGCAGGCCATGACCAAG TGGTGGTCCTGTTGAATGACATCCAAGATGTGAACGTGGAGGAGGAGAAAGTCCGGTACTTTGGGAAGGGCTACATGGTAGTGCTCCGGTTTGCAACAGGCTTCTCCCACCCACTCACCCAGAGTGCAGTCATGGGCCACCGCAG TGATGTGGAAGCCATTGCCAGGCTTATCACTAGCTTCCTGGACCTGCACCACCTGGAGAGCCCCTCTGAGAAGTCTCAGAGCAGTGACAGCGAGGCTGATGGCCCTGGAAGTCAGAGCTGA